Proteins encoded together in one Carya illinoinensis cultivar Pawnee chromosome 3, C.illinoinensisPawnee_v1, whole genome shotgun sequence window:
- the LOC122304676 gene encoding uncharacterized protein LOC122304676, producing the protein MPAMEDFDSFLFSLSRAFCGPLAVYFQIQGCLICLTLAIGWAFAAYVRNREINQMKDSMRRGNSFAFLYHDINELEHAKQVNLPRVSVVMPLKGFGEHNLHNWRSQVTSLYGGPVEFLFVVESIEDPAYNAVSLLISDFKEEVDAKVIVAGLSTTCSQKIHNQLVGVKKMHNESKYVLFLDDDVRLHPGTIGALTAEMEKNPDIFIQTGYPLDLPSGSLGSYCIYEYHMPCSMGFATGGKTFFLWGGCMMMHADDFRFDRFGVLSGLRDGGYSDDMTLAAIAGAHKRLITSPPVAVFPHPLASDLTFPRYWNYLRKQTFVLESYTTKVNWIMNRALFTTHCYLSWGFVAPYVMSLIHITAALRVYIKGYSLEETTLTSAGLLLVSCLALCTAIELLSMWNLTRIEVHLCNMLSPEAPRLSLTSYNWGLVFIAMIVDNFLYPISAIRSHFSQSINWSGIRYHLKNGKIFKIERSRDMGPVFTDLGGKNLYGKKGAPPQVSFLGSLARTIAQWRQPKKYDI; encoded by the exons ATGCCTGCAATGGAGGATTTCGACTCGTTCCTCTTCTCTCTAAGCAGAGCTTTCTGTGGTCCTCTTGCTGTTTACTTTCAGATCCAg ggaTGCTTAATCTGCTTAACTCTTGCTATTGGATGGGCTTTTGCAGCTTATGTCAG GAATAGGGAGATCAACCAAATGAAAGATAGTATGCGGCGTGGCAATAGCTTTGCTTTTCTTTATCACGATATTAATGAACTTGAGCACGCTAAACAGGTCAATCTGCCCAGAGTGTCAGTTGTTATGCCTTTAAAGGGTTTTGGAGAGCACAATCTACACAATTGGAGAAGTCAG GTAACTTCCCTTTATGGCGGTCCTGTAGAATTTCTTTTTGTGGTGGAAAGTATAGAAGACCCTGCTTACAATGCTGTATCTTTGTTAATATCAGATTTTAAG GAAGAAGTTGATGCTAAGGTTATTGTAGCTGGTTTGTCCACAACTTGTAGTCAGAAAATTCACAATCAATTG GTTGGTGTGAAGAAAATGCATAATGAGAgcaaatatgtattatttttggATGATGATGTTAGGCTGCACCCTGGTACAATTGGAGCTCTCACCGCTGAGATGGAAAAAAATCCTGAT ATATTTATTCAAACTGGATACCCTCTGGATTTACCTTCCGGAAGTTTAGGGAGTTACTGCATATATGAATATCATATG CCTTGTTCAATGGGATTTGCTACTGGTGGAAAAACATTCTTTCTCTGGGGAGGGTGCATGATG ATGCATGCTGATGATTTTAGATTTGACCGCTTTGGTGTGCTCTCGGGACTTCGAGATGGTGGATACTCTGATGATATGACTCTTGCAGCTATAGCTG GAGCTCATAAGAGGCTCATTACATCACCTCCAGTTGCCGTATTTCCTCATCCCCTTGCAAGCGATCTTACTTTCCCAAG GTATTGGAATTACTTGAGGAAGCAAACATTTGTTTTGGAGTCATACACAACAAAGGTTAACTGGATCATGAATCGTGCATTGTTTACTACCCACTGCTATCTGTCATGGGGATTTGTAGCACCATACGTTATGTCTTTGATTCATATCACTGCTGCACTTAGAGTTTACATTAAGGGGTATTCACTCGAGGAAACTACCTTGACTTCTGCTG GGTTGTTATTGGTAAGCTGCCTAGCTCTATGCACTGCTATAGAACTTCTTTCAATGTGGAATTTGACAAGGATTGAAGTTCATTTATGCAACATGTTATCTCCTGAGGCACCCCGACTCTCACTTACTTCTTACAACTGGGGTCTT GTATTCATTGCAATGATAGTGGATAACTTTTTATACCCTATTTCTGCAATTCGTTCTCATTTTTCTCAGTCTATCAATTGGTCTGGTATCCGTTATCATTTGAAGAATGGAAAGATATTCAAG ATTGAAAGAAGCAGGGATATGGGTCCAGTTTTTACAGACTTGGGAGGAAAGAACTTATATGGGAAGAAGGGAGCTCCTCCCCAAGTCTCGTTCCTCGGTTCATTGGCCAGAACTATAGCTCAGTGGCGCCAGCCGAAGAAATATGACatctag
- the LOC122304677 gene encoding cytochrome B5-like protein: MMIVVLALILGVLLVFLFLIPRDRKSGSTKKVESNASNKKASNIYSKSDVALHNKKTDCWIIIKDKVYDVTSYVEEHPGGDAILAHAGDDSTEGFYGPQHATRVFDMIDDFYVGDLER; encoded by the exons ATGATGATAGTTGTACTGGCATTGATTCTGGGGGTCTTGTTGGTATTTCTGTTTTTGATCCCACGAGACCGTAAATCTG GCAGTACGAAAAAGGTTGAGTCAAATGCTAGCAATAAGAAG gCATCCAACATCTACAGTAAATCTGACGTCGCGTTGCATAACAAGAAAACTGATTGCTGGATCATCATCAAGGACAAG GTTTATGATGTTACCTCATACGTAGAGGAACATCCAGGTGGTGATGCCATCTTAGCACATGCCGGTGATGATTCAACTGAAGGTTTTTATGG GCCACAGCATGCTACCCGAGTATTTGACATGATCGATGATTTTTACGTTGGAGATCTGGAGCGGTAA